From one Nocardioides sp. Kera G14 genomic stretch:
- a CDS encoding class I SAM-dependent methyltransferase: MGLWGDRLLPHVIDRACGDRRLQPLRERALAGLHGTVVELGFGSGLNVPLYPEAVDRVLAVEPSDEAWRMSDAVRRQADVPIERVGLDGASLDLADDSADCVLLTFTLCTIPDVESAVRESARVLRPGGTIHIAEHGLSPDPGVATWQHRLDGLQQRVFGGCHLIRDPRVLLAGAGFVELNIESGYVDGLPRFGRPWSYGYAGSARHGFVGGGV, translated from the coding sequence ATGGGCCTTTGGGGCGATCGGCTGCTGCCGCACGTGATCGACCGGGCGTGCGGTGACCGGCGCCTGCAGCCCCTCCGTGAGCGCGCGCTGGCGGGACTGCACGGCACCGTCGTCGAGCTCGGCTTCGGCAGCGGGCTCAATGTCCCGCTCTATCCCGAGGCGGTTGACCGTGTCCTCGCCGTGGAGCCCTCCGACGAGGCGTGGCGGATGTCAGACGCCGTACGCCGACAGGCCGATGTTCCGATCGAGCGGGTCGGCCTCGACGGAGCGTCGCTGGACCTCGCCGACGATTCGGCCGACTGCGTGCTGCTCACCTTCACGCTCTGCACCATCCCGGACGTCGAGTCGGCGGTCCGCGAGTCGGCGCGCGTGCTCCGGCCCGGCGGCACGATCCACATCGCCGAGCACGGACTGTCGCCTGACCCCGGTGTCGCCACGTGGCAGCACCGGCTCGATGGGTTGCAGCAGCGGGTCTTCGGCGGCTGCCATCTGATCCGGGATCCTCGAGTGCTTCTCGCTGGGGCCGGATTCGTCGAGCTCAACATCGAGTCCGGCTACGTCGACGGCCTGCCGCGCTTCGGCCGTCCATGGTCCTATGGCTATGCGGGGTCGGCTCGCCACGGTTTTGTCGGTGGTGGCGTATAG
- the hisB gene encoding imidazoleglycerol-phosphate dehydratase HisB → MTRTARIERQTSESKILVELDLDGTGAHSIDTGVGFYDHMLTALARHSLINLTVQAEGDLHIDAHHTVEDTAIVIGQAIREALGDKKGIRRYGDATVPLDDALVQAVVDVSGRPYLVHSGEPAGQEHVLIYGSGVPYLGSLTRHVFESIAHHAYLTTHIRVLDGREPHHIVETQFKAFARALRQAIEPDPRETGIPSTKGAL, encoded by the coding sequence ATGACACGCACCGCCCGCATCGAGCGCCAGACCAGCGAGTCGAAGATCCTCGTCGAGCTCGACCTCGACGGCACCGGCGCACACTCGATCGACACCGGTGTCGGGTTCTACGACCACATGCTCACCGCGCTGGCGCGGCACTCGCTGATCAACCTGACGGTCCAGGCCGAGGGCGACCTGCACATCGACGCCCACCACACCGTCGAGGACACGGCCATCGTCATCGGCCAGGCGATCCGCGAGGCTCTGGGGGACAAGAAGGGCATTCGCCGGTACGGCGACGCCACCGTGCCCCTCGACGACGCGCTGGTCCAGGCCGTGGTCGACGTGTCCGGCCGCCCCTACCTCGTCCACTCCGGCGAGCCCGCCGGCCAGGAGCACGTCCTGATCTACGGCTCCGGCGTGCCCTACCTCGGCTCGCTCACGCGCCACGTTTTCGAGTCGATCGCGCACCACGCCTACCTCACCACGCACATCCGCGTCCTGGACGGACGCGAGCCGCACCACATCGTCGAGACGCAGTTCAAGGCCTTCGCCCGCGCGCTGCGCCAGGCGATCGAGCCCGACCCCCGCGAGACCGGCATCCCGTCCACGAAGGGCGCTCTGTGA
- a CDS encoding YciI family protein, whose protein sequence is MRTWLYLIHPPREDFIATITPDEAAIMGEQHSPYLARLLDEGTLILAGPTWGQPWNDGVAIVEAADEEAARAIMEADPAITSGLMVGELREMRVSYLRGRA, encoded by the coding sequence ATGAGGACCTGGCTCTATCTGATCCACCCGCCACGCGAGGACTTCATCGCCACCATCACGCCGGACGAGGCGGCGATCATGGGCGAGCAGCACTCGCCGTACCTCGCCCGCCTGCTCGACGAAGGCACGCTCATCCTTGCCGGGCCGACGTGGGGGCAGCCGTGGAACGACGGTGTCGCGATCGTCGAGGCCGCCGACGAGGAGGCGGCGCGCGCGATCATGGAGGCAGACCCGGCGATCACCTCGGGCCTGATGGTCGGCGAACTGCGGGAGATGCGCGTCTCCTATCTGCGCGGGCGGGCCTGA
- a CDS encoding type I restriction-modification system subunit M, translating to MSVLGSAIWSIADILRGPYRPNQYGAVILPFTILRRLDCILEPERETVRELGEKYGNPARLRVEVKKVTGRTFYNLSKFSFANLLADADGLVDNLVDYVDRFSDDIDVFDYFDLKKEILALEKAELLREIVKAFGALDLHPEVISNADMGDAFEYIIRKFNEVANETSGDHYTPRDAIKLMVDLLFAEEDSGLTEAGVVRSIYDPTAGTGGMLALAEEHLLEQNPDARLALFGQEYNPQSYAICKSDLIAKGHDASNIAFGNTLTDDRFAGRHFDFGMSNPPYGVDWKQYAKQIKAEQEQAGPYGRFAPGLPATSDGQMLFLLHLAHKMRPAHDGGGRVGIVMNGSPLFNGAAESGPSNIRRHLLENDLVEAIVALPTNMFFNTGIATYIWILDNTKQPERRGKVQLIDGSSFWTKLRKNLGSKGREISDSDRSQILKLYVDFENADPDFSKVLRNDEFGYWTITVERPLLDESGEVVHDRKGNAKPDTKKRDTENVPFTYGGNTGADGKIETIKAYVDAEVLPHVPDAWIDWSKVKVGYEIPFTRHFYKYVPPRPLEEIDADLEKQVAKILDLLREVEG from the coding sequence TTGAGCGTCTTGGGCTCTGCGATCTGGTCGATCGCGGACATCCTGCGCGGCCCGTATCGGCCGAACCAGTACGGCGCCGTGATCCTCCCGTTCACGATCTTGCGCCGGCTCGACTGCATCCTTGAGCCCGAGCGCGAGACGGTCCGGGAACTGGGGGAGAAGTACGGCAACCCGGCTCGGCTGCGTGTCGAGGTCAAGAAGGTGACGGGCCGCACCTTCTACAACCTGTCGAAGTTCTCCTTCGCCAACCTGCTCGCCGACGCTGACGGGCTGGTCGACAACCTCGTCGACTACGTCGACCGCTTCTCCGACGACATCGATGTCTTCGACTACTTCGACCTCAAGAAGGAGATCCTCGCCCTCGAGAAGGCCGAGCTGCTCCGCGAGATCGTCAAGGCCTTCGGGGCCCTCGACCTGCACCCGGAGGTCATCAGCAACGCCGACATGGGTGATGCCTTCGAGTACATCATCCGGAAGTTCAACGAGGTCGCCAACGAGACCTCGGGCGACCACTACACGCCCCGCGATGCCATCAAGTTGATGGTCGACCTCCTCTTCGCGGAGGAGGACTCGGGCCTCACCGAGGCCGGCGTCGTGCGCTCGATCTACGACCCCACGGCCGGCACCGGCGGCATGCTCGCGCTCGCGGAGGAGCACCTCCTGGAGCAGAACCCCGACGCCCGCCTCGCGCTCTTCGGCCAGGAGTACAACCCGCAGTCGTACGCCATCTGCAAGTCAGACCTGATCGCCAAGGGCCACGACGCCTCCAACATCGCCTTTGGCAACACGCTCACCGACGACCGGTTCGCAGGGCGGCACTTCGACTTCGGCATGTCGAACCCGCCGTACGGCGTCGACTGGAAGCAGTACGCCAAGCAGATCAAGGCGGAGCAGGAGCAGGCCGGTCCCTACGGCCGCTTCGCCCCCGGCCTCCCCGCGACGTCAGACGGCCAGATGCTCTTCCTTCTCCACCTGGCCCACAAGATGCGCCCGGCCCACGACGGCGGCGGCCGCGTCGGCATCGTCATGAACGGCTCACCGCTCTTCAACGGCGCCGCGGAGTCGGGACCGTCCAACATCCGCCGCCACCTGCTTGAGAACGACCTGGTCGAGGCGATCGTCGCGCTTCCGACCAACATGTTCTTCAACACCGGCATCGCCACGTACATCTGGATTCTCGACAACACCAAGCAGCCTGAGCGCCGCGGCAAGGTCCAGCTCATCGACGGCTCGTCCTTCTGGACCAAGCTCCGGAAGAACCTCGGCTCCAAGGGCCGCGAAATCAGCGATAGCGACCGCTCCCAGATCCTCAAGTTGTACGTCGACTTCGAGAATGCCGACCCGGATTTCTCCAAGGTGCTCCGCAACGACGAGTTCGGCTACTGGACGATCACTGTCGAGCGCCCGCTGCTCGACGAGTCCGGTGAGGTCGTTCACGACCGCAAGGGCAACGCCAAGCCCGACACGAAGAAGCGTGACACCGAGAACGTCCCCTTCACCTACGGCGGCAACACCGGTGCCGACGGGAAGATCGAAACGATCAAGGCGTACGTCGACGCCGAGGTCCTTCCGCATGTCCCCGATGCTTGGATCGATTGGTCCAAGGTCAAGGTCGGCTACGAGATCCCGTTCACGCGGCACTTCTACAAGTACGTCCCGCCTCGTCCGCTCGAGGAGATCGATGCGGACTTGGAGAAGCAGGTCGCGAAGATTCTTGACCTTCTTCGCGAGGTCGAGGGATGA
- a CDS encoding type II toxin-antitoxin system PemK/MazF family toxin, protein MLAFDYAPDPDGDADPGEVVWAWVPYEEDPSQGKDRPILIVARDLATGGLWGLPLTSKDHDRDAAQEASVGRYWMDIGTGGWDRSGRPSEVRLNRLVPLKPSAVRREGAAVSRSVFDAVIAAARPYLPAAPLVEVRASKPLTSPQARLRGLVRRLRGR, encoded by the coding sequence ATGCTGGCCTTCGACTACGCGCCCGACCCCGACGGCGATGCTGATCCCGGGGAGGTCGTGTGGGCGTGGGTGCCGTACGAGGAGGACCCGAGTCAGGGCAAAGACCGCCCGATCCTGATCGTCGCGCGCGACCTTGCGACGGGCGGACTGTGGGGGCTGCCGCTGACCTCCAAGGACCATGACCGCGACGCGGCGCAGGAGGCGTCGGTCGGTCGGTACTGGATGGACATCGGCACCGGTGGATGGGATCGCTCCGGCCGCCCGTCCGAGGTGCGCCTCAACCGCCTCGTGCCGTTGAAGCCTTCGGCCGTACGTCGCGAGGGTGCCGCCGTCTCCCGGTCGGTCTTCGACGCGGTGATCGCGGCCGCCCGCCCCTACCTCCCGGCCGCGCCGCTGGTCGAGGTGCGAGCCTCGAAACCACTGACTTCTCCACAGGCCCGCTTGAGGGGTCTGGTCAGGCGCCTGCGCGGTCGCTAG
- a CDS encoding restriction endonuclease subunit S: protein MSVLAPWLPDLPPRWDVVQMRRVATIRNGVDYKEVEVSAGGYPVYGSGGEFRRASEYLYDGVSVLFGRKGTIDRPLLVTGRFWTVDTMFFTELSEKVEPRFFHYYALTMPFSYYATNTALPSMTQGELGGHRMPLPPLNLQRSIADFLDRETARIDALIDDQQRLVKLFKERRQAAVDLVFNGAPTRRVELRRLLSQSPTYGVLVPRYVEPEEPGAVQFFRVGDLSSAQLVPSARWVSGEQSDEYGRTVLREGDVLLGVVGKMGSAAVAPAWASGANVARAVAVLRPAMDVQPELLRAWLTSSEFLEQAGSATSGDSVQPTLGMADLSRFIVSWPSTSGVWHRLELSLSRLDALIAETERFIELSKERRAALITAAVTGQIDVRDAVA, encoded by the coding sequence ATGAGTGTGCTTGCGCCCTGGCTTCCCGATCTCCCACCCCGATGGGATGTCGTTCAGATGAGGCGGGTCGCCACGATTCGCAACGGAGTTGACTACAAAGAGGTCGAGGTGTCGGCGGGCGGCTACCCGGTCTACGGGTCCGGAGGCGAGTTCCGACGCGCCTCGGAATATCTATACGACGGCGTCAGTGTCTTGTTTGGCCGTAAAGGGACGATCGACAGGCCACTTCTTGTGACGGGGCGGTTTTGGACCGTCGACACGATGTTCTTCACCGAGTTGTCGGAGAAGGTCGAACCGCGGTTCTTTCACTACTACGCGTTGACCATGCCGTTTTCGTATTACGCGACCAACACGGCGCTTCCTAGCATGACGCAAGGCGAGCTCGGCGGTCACCGAATGCCGCTGCCGCCACTGAACTTGCAGCGCTCCATCGCCGACTTCCTCGACCGCGAGACCGCCCGGATCGACGCGCTCATCGACGATCAGCAGCGACTGGTCAAGTTGTTCAAAGAGCGCCGGCAAGCAGCCGTGGACTTGGTGTTCAACGGTGCGCCGACTCGGCGGGTCGAGTTGAGGAGACTCCTAAGCCAGTCGCCGACCTATGGCGTCCTGGTGCCACGTTACGTGGAACCTGAGGAACCCGGCGCGGTCCAATTCTTCCGAGTGGGCGATCTTTCCTCAGCGCAATTAGTGCCGAGCGCAAGGTGGGTCTCGGGTGAACAGTCGGACGAGTACGGACGGACCGTTCTTCGTGAAGGGGATGTCCTTCTCGGCGTGGTTGGCAAGATGGGGAGCGCTGCCGTCGCGCCTGCTTGGGCCTCAGGAGCGAATGTCGCACGGGCGGTAGCCGTGCTCCGACCTGCCATGGACGTACAGCCAGAGTTGCTGCGCGCGTGGCTCACGTCTAGCGAATTCCTTGAACAAGCAGGGTCCGCAACCAGCGGTGATTCCGTCCAGCCCACGCTCGGCATGGCCGACCTGTCGAGATTCATTGTCTCGTGGCCCAGTACGTCCGGCGTTTGGCATCGCCTAGAACTGTCGCTTTCGCGCCTCGACGCACTCATTGCCGAGACCGAGCGGTTCATCGAGCTGTCCAAGGAGCGCAGGGCAGCGCTCATCACCGCGGCAGTGACGGGCCAGATCGATGTACGCGACGCGGTGGCGTGA
- the hisH gene encoding imidazole glycerol phosphate synthase subunit HisH, with protein MRKVVVLDYGSGNLRSAVRAVERAGAEVELTGDMDAAMEADGLLVPGVGAYAACMEGLRAIRGERIIARRLSGGRPVLGICVGMQILFEHGIEHGIDTEGCGEWPGVVERLQAPVVPHMGWNTIAAPAGSKAFEGIEDERFYFVHSYGVRDWTLVTNDRTTAPLVTWADTGPGEGGDRFVAAVENGPLWATQFHPEKSGDAGLHLLENWINTL; from the coding sequence GTGAGGAAGGTCGTCGTCCTCGACTACGGCTCCGGCAACCTGCGTTCCGCCGTCCGGGCCGTCGAGCGCGCGGGAGCGGAGGTCGAGCTGACCGGAGACATGGACGCGGCCATGGAGGCCGACGGCCTGCTGGTGCCGGGCGTCGGTGCCTACGCCGCCTGTATGGAGGGCCTGCGGGCGATCCGTGGCGAGCGGATCATCGCGCGCCGCCTCTCCGGTGGACGGCCGGTGCTGGGCATCTGCGTGGGGATGCAGATCCTCTTCGAGCACGGCATCGAGCACGGCATCGACACCGAGGGCTGCGGCGAGTGGCCCGGCGTCGTCGAGCGGCTCCAGGCGCCCGTCGTACCGCACATGGGGTGGAACACCATCGCCGCTCCGGCAGGGTCCAAGGCCTTCGAGGGCATCGAGGACGAGCGTTTCTACTTCGTGCACTCCTACGGCGTCCGGGACTGGACGCTCGTGACCAACGACCGCACCACGGCACCGCTCGTCACGTGGGCCGACACCGGCCCGGGCGAGGGCGGAGACCGCTTCGTCGCCGCTGTGGAGAACGGCCCGCTGTGGGCCACGCAGTTCCACCCCGAGAAGTCCGGCGATGCGGGCCTCCACCTCCTTGAGAATTGGATCAACACGCTGTGA
- a CDS encoding DUF6318 family protein, which yields MGKHLTRFAVGTVAAAVALALAGCGSDKAQPPSSVRTTSTVASPTSTPTPTAPVMPDAAKQHTKEGAEAFVRYFWDVANAAQSNGDPSELTDLSLDGCEACDGTISSIRKTKAAGGTYVGGTSTVVVQSSELLQSETFQMAHVQARIDVSDETVDYPGSGKDVHRPARQARIRMELTWAGGWRVAQIVAVA from the coding sequence ATGGGGAAGCACCTCACCAGGTTCGCTGTCGGCACGGTCGCCGCAGCGGTTGCGCTGGCCTTGGCCGGCTGCGGGTCGGACAAGGCACAGCCGCCGTCGTCGGTCCGTACGACGAGCACCGTCGCCTCACCCACCTCAACGCCCACGCCCACCGCTCCAGTCATGCCCGACGCCGCCAAGCAGCACACCAAGGAAGGTGCAGAAGCGTTTGTTCGGTACTTCTGGGACGTCGCGAACGCTGCCCAGTCCAACGGTGACCCGAGCGAGTTGACTGACCTAAGTCTCGACGGTTGTGAAGCGTGTGACGGGACGATTTCATCGATTCGCAAAACGAAGGCCGCGGGCGGCACCTACGTCGGCGGCACCTCGACGGTTGTCGTGCAGTCTTCAGAGCTGTTGCAGTCCGAGACATTCCAGATGGCTCACGTCCAGGCTCGAATTGATGTGTCAGACGAAACGGTCGACTACCCGGGCAGCGGGAAGGATGTCCATCGCCCCGCCCGCCAAGCTCGCATTCGCATGGAACTCACATGGGCTGGCGGGTGGCGTGTCGCGCAGATAGTCGCTGTGGCATGA
- a CDS encoding HNH endonuclease signature motif containing protein, with the protein MISGERLAGVFGLDAGDLGGVEFLDHVADVGRALRELEVRIVQLAYEWVVRNDAQTVGRREARRRPEGVERVVPVGSAGAEEIAEFSPATLGMRLGMTTYAARELMADATDLHHFFPQLWARVQEFEVKVSYAQHVAKCCRAANLDREQMASVDEAVAESADGRLNWTRFDELVRAATTTCDYERAREEERKRREATFARKLRGVQSGMASFMYRDTLDNITRVDASVKADAEKLAETMPEKSFDERCAIAARMRLLGETPGEGTPSGPDVVIHLHSYADPTGQDSAEEAGFSRIDTAEMVTNAWVSEVFGDDPAAKIEIRPVLDVEGLAPVDSYEIPRRHRRAVEVLFPASVFPWGGRRGPTSQIDHTIAWKTDGPTGQTGIGNLGPLSTREHRLKTHGDVDVKQPFPGIFLWRDAGGAVYLVDASGTRALRHQEPPPPRRRRPSAAELRLATHFGLHTFDVDYDAA; encoded by the coding sequence GTGATCTCGGGCGAGCGGTTGGCCGGTGTTTTCGGCCTCGATGCGGGCGACCTGGGCGGGGTGGAGTTCCTCGACCATGTCGCCGACGTCGGGCGTGCCCTGCGGGAGCTCGAGGTCCGGATCGTGCAGCTGGCCTACGAGTGGGTGGTGCGTAACGACGCCCAGACGGTGGGCAGGCGTGAGGCCCGCCGGCGGCCCGAAGGCGTGGAGCGTGTGGTGCCGGTCGGGAGCGCGGGAGCTGAGGAGATCGCCGAGTTCTCCCCGGCCACGCTGGGGATGCGGCTCGGCATGACGACGTACGCCGCCCGCGAGTTGATGGCCGACGCGACCGACCTGCACCACTTCTTCCCGCAACTGTGGGCCCGGGTGCAGGAGTTCGAGGTGAAGGTCTCCTACGCGCAGCACGTGGCGAAGTGCTGCCGAGCCGCCAACCTCGATCGCGAACAGATGGCGTCCGTTGACGAGGCGGTGGCCGAGTCGGCTGATGGGCGGCTCAACTGGACCCGCTTCGACGAGCTCGTCCGGGCGGCGACCACCACCTGTGACTACGAGCGGGCTCGTGAGGAGGAGCGGAAGCGGCGTGAGGCGACCTTTGCCCGCAAGCTCCGCGGTGTGCAGTCCGGCATGGCATCGTTCATGTACCGCGACACCCTCGACAACATCACCCGTGTCGATGCCTCCGTGAAGGCGGATGCCGAGAAGCTGGCCGAGACCATGCCGGAGAAGTCCTTCGATGAGCGCTGTGCGATCGCGGCCCGGATGCGACTCCTCGGAGAGACTCCGGGTGAAGGAACGCCGAGTGGCCCCGACGTGGTGATCCACCTCCACTCCTACGCCGACCCGACCGGCCAGGACAGTGCCGAAGAGGCCGGCTTCTCCCGGATCGACACCGCGGAGATGGTGACCAACGCCTGGGTCTCGGAGGTCTTCGGGGACGACCCCGCGGCGAAGATTGAGATCCGGCCGGTGCTCGATGTCGAGGGTCTTGCTCCGGTCGATTCCTACGAGATCCCGAGGCGGCACCGCCGCGCGGTCGAGGTTCTCTTCCCGGCGAGTGTCTTCCCGTGGGGCGGACGCCGGGGTCCGACCTCGCAGATCGACCACACCATCGCGTGGAAAACCGACGGCCCAACCGGCCAGACCGGGATCGGCAACCTCGGCCCGCTGAGCACCCGCGAGCATCGCCTCAAGACCCACGGTGACGTCGACGTGAAGCAGCCCTTCCCGGGCATCTTCCTCTGGCGCGACGCCGGCGGAGCGGTCTACCTCGTGGACGCCTCAGGCACCCGCGCGCTTCGACATCAGGAGCCGCCGCCTCCGAGAAGGCGAAGGCCGAGCGCAGCCGAGCTGCGCCTTGCGACCCACTTCGGGCTCCACACCTTCGACGTCGACTACGACGCCGCCTGA
- the priA gene encoding bifunctional 1-(5-phosphoribosyl)-5-((5-phosphoribosylamino)methylideneamino)imidazole-4-carboxamide isomerase/phosphoribosylanthranilate isomerase PriA — MSTYLELLPAVDIKGGRAVQLVQGVDGSEKVFGDPIEAALRWQEMGAEWIHLVDLDAAFGHGSNADLLAEVTKAVDIKIERSGGIRDDETLRAAMESGCRRVNIGTAALENPEWCRKAIAEYGDRVAIGLDVRGTTLAARGWTKDGGDLYETLARLDSEGCARYVVTDVNKDGMLQGPNLQLLRDVCAATSAPVVASGGVTTIDDIAALMELVPIGVEGAIAGTALYTGSLSLADALDLTLGRTTGDGS, encoded by the coding sequence GTGAGCACGTACCTCGAACTCCTTCCCGCCGTCGACATCAAGGGCGGCCGGGCCGTCCAGCTCGTCCAAGGCGTCGACGGCTCCGAGAAGGTCTTCGGTGACCCCATCGAGGCCGCCCTGCGCTGGCAGGAGATGGGCGCAGAGTGGATCCACCTCGTGGACCTCGACGCCGCCTTCGGCCACGGGTCGAACGCCGACCTGCTCGCCGAGGTGACCAAGGCGGTCGACATCAAGATCGAGCGCAGTGGCGGCATCCGCGACGACGAGACCCTTCGCGCCGCCATGGAGTCGGGCTGCCGCCGGGTCAACATCGGCACCGCCGCGCTGGAGAACCCCGAGTGGTGCCGCAAGGCCATCGCCGAGTACGGCGACCGCGTCGCCATCGGTCTCGACGTACGCGGCACGACCCTCGCCGCCCGTGGCTGGACCAAGGACGGCGGCGACCTCTACGAGACGCTGGCCCGCCTCGACTCCGAGGGCTGCGCGCGGTACGTCGTCACCGACGTCAACAAGGACGGCATGCTGCAGGGGCCGAATCTCCAGCTGCTCCGCGACGTCTGCGCCGCGACGTCTGCTCCCGTCGTGGCCTCGGGTGGGGTCACGACGATCGACGACATCGCCGCCCTCATGGAGCTCGTGCCGATCGGCGTCGAGGGTGCCATCGCCGGCACTGCGCTCTACACCGGCTCACTGTCCTTGGCCGACGCCCTCGACCTGACGCTCGGCCGCACCACGGGCGACGGGTCATGA
- a CDS encoding helix-turn-helix domain-containing protein translates to MASDTRPAEFEARARLLGQKVRHRHNELRWTEQRLVDATGLSRRYVQLLLNNRGSNTDKSAPPNPTIDVIYRLAKALEIDPLYLVDFTRDVESFPVPKN, encoded by the coding sequence GTGGCTTCCGACACGCGACCGGCAGAGTTCGAGGCGCGAGCACGCCTCCTCGGCCAGAAGGTGCGGCATCGCCACAACGAGCTCAGATGGACCGAGCAGCGGCTTGTGGATGCGACCGGACTGAGCCGTCGCTACGTTCAGTTGCTCCTCAACAACCGGGGAAGCAACACGGACAAGTCCGCTCCACCGAATCCGACCATCGACGTCATCTATCGACTCGCCAAGGCGCTCGAGATCGACCCGCTTTACCTGGTCGACTTCACGAGAGACGTCGAGTCGTTCCCTGTGCCGAAGAACTGA
- the hisF gene encoding imidazole glycerol phosphate synthase subunit HisF, producing MSLAVRVIPCLDVDGGRVVKGINFQDLRDAGDPVELAKVYDAEGADELTFLDISASHEGRATTMEIVSRTAEQVFIPLTVGGGVSSVEDVDRLLRAGADKVAMNTAAIRRPELIAEVADRFGNQVLVLSVDARRAEGTSSGFEVTTHGGRESAGIDAIEWAVKAAQLGAGEILLNAMDADGTEDGFDLELIRAVRSEVSVPVIASGGAGAAEHFPPAVDAGADAVLAATIFHFGKVRISDAKAALAAAGQPVR from the coding sequence ATGAGTCTGGCCGTCCGCGTCATCCCATGCCTCGATGTCGACGGCGGCCGGGTGGTCAAGGGCATCAACTTCCAGGACCTGAGAGACGCGGGTGACCCCGTCGAGCTGGCGAAGGTCTATGACGCCGAAGGTGCCGACGAGCTGACCTTCCTCGACATCTCCGCCTCCCACGAGGGCCGCGCCACGACGATGGAGATCGTCTCGCGCACGGCCGAGCAGGTCTTCATCCCGCTCACGGTCGGCGGCGGGGTCTCCTCGGTCGAGGACGTCGATCGACTGCTTCGCGCCGGCGCCGACAAGGTCGCGATGAACACCGCCGCCATCCGCCGCCCCGAGCTGATCGCCGAGGTCGCCGACCGCTTCGGCAACCAGGTGCTCGTCCTCAGCGTGGACGCGCGACGTGCCGAGGGCACGAGCAGTGGCTTCGAGGTGACCACCCACGGCGGTCGTGAATCGGCCGGGATCGACGCCATCGAATGGGCCGTCAAGGCCGCCCAGCTCGGTGCAGGGGAGATCCTGCTCAACGCGATGGACGCCGACGGTACCGAGGACGGCTTCGACCTGGAGCTGATCCGCGCGGTCCGCAGCGAGGTCTCCGTCCCTGTCATCGCCTCCGGCGGGGCCGGCGCCGCGGAGCACTTCCCGCCCGCTGTGGACGCCGGTGCCGACGCCGTACTCGCGGCCACGATCTTCCACTTCGGCAAGGTCCGCATCTCCGACGCCAAGGCAGCGCTGGCGGCGGCAGGTCAGCCCGTCCGCTGA